ACACTATGTTGCAATACACTACTACACTACACCACTATGTTACACTACACTACTATGCTACACTATGATATTATGCTACACTACACTATTGCGCTACACTATAACACTGTTACACTACTACACTATAACGCTATGTTACACTACACTATAACACTATGTTACACTACACTATAACACTACGTTACACTACACTACTACATTACCCAGTAACATTATATTACACTACAATACACTGTAACACTATACTTCATAGCACTACACTGCACTCTAATAAACCATAACACAACACTACACTATAAGACTACACTGTAACACTACACTAAAACACTACACTGTAAAGTCACACTTCATTACACTACACTGCACTGTAACACTACAATATAACACCACACAGCACTGTGACATTACACTACATAACAATGTGACACTACACTGCATTGCACTACTTAACACTACACAGCACTACACTGCACTCTAATACACCATAACACAACACTACACTATAACACTACACTACACTGCATTACACTACATCATAACACTACACTACACTGTAACACTACAGAACAATGTAACACTACATTGCATTACACTAGATCATAACACTACACTACACTAGAACATATCATAACACAACAACCCACTACACTGTTACACTACACTATTACAGTACACTGTAATGCTACACTGAATTACACTAGATCATAACACAGCACCTCATTATAACACACCATAACACTACACTATATTCCACTATTAAACACTATTTTACACTGCAATACACTGTAACACTAGCTCATAACACTACACTACACTATTATATATCATAACACAACACTCCACCCCACTCCACTAttacactacagcacactgtaatgCGACACTGTGTTACACTACATACCACTACATACAATACACTTCATAACATTCCACTATGCTATAATACACCTTAAAACAAAATGTCATTCCACTAAAACGCAACAATacattacattgtaacactacaCTGCACTACATTACACTTCTACAGTACATCATAACACTTCACTCTGCTACACCATAATgctacactctactacaatacaCCATAATACTCCACTCCACTATACCATAACACTAAACCCTactgcactgactgactgagtttATAGAAACTCTTCCCACTACAACTAATATGAATGTGTGATCAAAATAAGATAATATAATGCAGGATTCTGTGTGATCCAGGTAAGATAATGCTGGATTATGTGGGACCCAGGTAGGATAATATAGTGCAGTATTCTGTGGGATCCAGGTAAGATAATATAGTGCAGTATTCTGTGGGATCCAGGTAAGATAATATAGTGCAGTAATCTGTGGGATCCAGGTAAGATAATATAGTGCAGAATTCTGTGAGATCCAGGTAGTATAGTATAGTGCAATATTCTGTGAGATCCAGGTAGGATAGTATAGTGCAGTATTCGGTGAAATCCAGGTAAGATGATATAGTGCAGTATTCTGTGGGATCCAGGTAGGATAATATAGTGCAGTATTCTGTAAGATCCAGGTAGGATAATATAGTGCAAAATTCTGTGGGATCCAAGTAGGATACTATAGTGAAGAATTCTGTGGGATCCAGGTAGGATAATATAGTGCAGTATTCTGTGGGATCCAGGTAGGATAATATAGTGCAGTATTCTGTAAGATCCAGGTAGGATAATATAGTGCAGTATTCTGTAAGATCCAGGTAGGATAATATAGTGCAGAATTCTGTGGGATCCAGGTAGGATAATATAGTGCAGTATTCGGTGAAATCCAGGTAAGATGATATAGTGCAGTATTCTGTGGGATCCAGGTAGGATAATATAGTGCAGTATTCTGTAAGATCCAGGTAGGATAATATAGTGCAAAATTCTGTGGGATCCAAGTAGGATAATATAGTGAAGAATTCTGTGGGATCCAGGTAGGATAATATAGTCCAGTATTCTGTGGGATCCAGGTAGGATAATATAGTGCAGTATTCTGTAAGATCCAGGTAGGATAATATAGTGCAGTATTCTGTAAGATCCAGGTAGGATAATATAGTGCAGTATTCTGTAAGATCCAGGTAGGATAATATAGTGCAGAATTCTGTGGGATCCAGGTAGGATAATATAGTGCAGTATTCTGTAAGATCCAGGTAGGATAGTATAGTGCAGTAATCTGTGGGGTCTAGGAAAGATAATATAGTGCAGTATTCTGTAAGGTCCAGGTAGGATAATATAGTGCAGTATTCTGTAAAATCCAGGTAGGATAATATAGTGCAGTATTCTGTAAGATCCAGGTAGGATAATATAGTACAGAATTCTGTGGGGTCCAGGTTGTACGTGAGAATTAAGTGGTTAGAGGGACAAGAAGAGTGGATTATGTGGGATGGTTGAAGGTGAAGTGGGGGCAATCAGGGACCTCTTGATTTCTGTCTGGAAGATATGAGAGCAACCCAGGTATAGTTATAATCATCATGCTCATAGCTTAAATCTTAATGGTAAATATCTCCAACCAGAGAGAAACTCTACACAGGAGAATTGGGTAGATCTGATCTATTTTTTGATTATTGACTGGGTAAGAATACATCTTGTAAGAACTTGATCTCAGTCCATTGAAACAGAACCTCAATGGGCTTTCTTCAGAGTCTAGAACTCAGGTGTGGTATCTGTGGGATAAGTACAGACATAGTTGCAGCTTCTCCTGTCTCACGTTGTGGTTTCACGCGGTGCTTCCTTTCTCCTGCAATTACACAGCCGAGATTTGTCAAGTTACAGCTCAGCAAAGGAGAGGGCTTGACATTTGGAAGTATGTGCTTGCATTCATCACCATAAGCTTCTCCGTGGCATCTGGATTCAGTTAGCTCTCACGGCAGTAGGCCTAAGTCTCATTTCCGCCAACCAGTAATCTTATATAGGCAGCGATCCTGTTCTGTCTTAATGTAATTGAAAATTATGCACGTTGTAGGCTCTCAGCGTTGAAATGTAGACTCGTAAAAATATGTGGTTCAGGTAGCCTGTGGAGATTGGATTTGGCAGACAATGCAGCTTTTATGTTAAGTAAGAATTATAAAGTACAGCGTGTATATTATATCATGGGCACTGGCCGCTCTGGCCTAGACGTCTCCTCCTAAACACCCTCTGCCTAATGGACCTGAAAGGGGATGATGGGCATTAACTGTTTTGGTGCTGGAGGGTATAAAAAGTTAAcaattatatgttttaaaataccTATGGCACTCAGCCAGTCAATCTGCAGTTTATTCATAATTAATTTATAGTATAACTCTTTTGTATAGCTGTTCAGttctataataataaatattatataaatacaaaaaaacaaaaacaaaaaaaaaaccatatgaaTACAAAGGCTCTTATAACAATCATCTGGTTGAATCTTAAAGAAGTGATAATACATTGTGGAAAATATACAGCACCCTAATCAGTGTAACAGCTCataaaacacacaataaatacaagAAATCTATATAGGTGCGCTGTTTCTTTAAGACACAACCTGTTTTAAAGTGCAGCAAGTGTTCCTGATGGGCTAATTCTTTGTCTTATTCTATATGTCTTCGATTTGTTCTTTAACTGATGCAAGACTCCGGACAGATATTGGTTTGGCCAAGAATCCAAATTCACCTTAAACAAAGGGATCTTTCCTAGCCATGAAGAATAGATGCGATCGGTGTGATGTTTATCAACGggataaaatcattttttttttttattcaggagGAGGGTATATTTTAGGGAATTGGAAGGCCACGCTCCATGAAACCCATCAACTATACCGGGAAGATTTATTTTCAATGATAAGATAACATctgacatataatatttattagaaGAAATCTAtataggtgcgctgtgtctttaagacacaACCTGTTTTAAAGTGCAGCAAGTGTTGTAATGTACAGAAGTGCAATTTGCATTATAAGGCATAAAACTCCATGTCACTTATATAATGTGAAAATATGTGCAAAAATGTGGTAAAAACACTCACTTTAAAATTCAAATGTTGTTCATCTCAATGTATcacaacatgtaaaaaaaaaaggggaataaggggcggggcctggccgccgagctggaAGGACATGGAGCACATCAGCTCCTCCACAAACCCGTGCTAAAATGGCTAAATATGCCCAGGTCCCTCTGAAAACCACACCAAACAGATGCCAACTGACAGGGGGACCCAAGCGACATCTGCATCTACAAAGTCAGCTCCTGTCCGACCGCCGCCGACACGGTATGGGCCGCTGAGTTTGGGCCTGCCGTGAGGCCTTGgcgggagaaacggccgatctcccgtGCTTGGTCCGGCGGGGCCTCCCTCGGGCCCATCacaggccccgttcccccccctgtgggccggtgtgggttatcccggcccccccaACCGGGGAAGCAGTGCACACTCCAGGGAGCTAGACAGCGGCGAGACCAGTCTGGGACCGCATGGCacaagctaagatggccgccgcacagaCTGCACGACGGAGCAGAGTGACCGCAGTGCTTGAGGGGAGGCTGGATGCCCCCTAGGAGGTCAGTGTGCACAACAGCAAGTGAGAGACATGGCACCCACGACGAACCCCTGGACACTGATCCTCTCGGAGCACTGTGAGGAAGCAGACACTTACTGATAGCCCAAGCCACCGAGAAAATTACGACAGGGATCTCACTCCCACCCGAGGCAGACATTGTACCAAACCACAAGTACAACATAAGAGAACTGTCATTCTGCCACTTGCCTGGACTGCACCTAATGCGGCGGTTCCCAAGCTTGAGTTTACCTGCAGTCGCTACACCTCAGAGTACCACAGTTGGGAAGAGCCCCCAAGTTCGTAAGGCTGGAGTGCTTAACACGTCCCTCCAACATGCCCAGAGACTGACTTCATCCTAGAGGCCCTCAGGGGATAATACTGTGCTGCAATGGCCTACTATATGGACTATTATACAGATGAAAACAGGGTTCTCTATCGAGATTCACAGCAGGATTATACACTGAAATATGCAAAGGagaatggcacacacacacttcttaaATTTAGCAGAGCTCTTCACACATGTGATTCAAATGACAGAACTATAACCGAAAGCACAGTGAGAGTAATTTGGGCTTACCATGCAGATGATATGGGAGCCACTGGTCTCATATACCATGGATCATATCGAGGACGGAAAAGCTTACGATTACTGAACCCAGAGAAAGACAGTGCACTACCGTTGGAAACTCCTTATTTCAATTTCACAAATGTAGACGTTCCTATTCCAGATAAAGACACAACATATTGGTGCCAAATGTTCAAGATGCCAACACTCAGTAAAAAACATCACATTGTTAAGGTTGAACCACTGATACAAAAGGGCCACGAGAATCTTGTGCATCATATTTTACTATATGAATGTGACAGAAATGCCAGTGATGCAGTCCTGGATTCTGGACATGAATGCTACCATGCTAACATGCCCGACATCTTTCTTACATGTGAAACTGTTCTTTATGCATGGGCCATTGGTGGAGAGGGATTCTTATATCCACCTCATGTTGGTTTATCAATTGTATTGTCAACAGACCCTAAATATGTTCTTATGGAAATTCATTATGATAACCCATCACATCAAGAAGGTCTAACAGATAattcaggaatacgtttgtattaTACTCCACATGTAAGAAAATATGATGCTGGCGTTTTAGAGATGGGCATTTGGGTCAGCCTCTATCACATGATTCCACCAGGTATGCCAGAATTCAGCTCTGAAGGACACTGCACTATGGAATGCCTGGAAGAGGCATTGAATAACGAGAAGCCAAGTGGCATCCATGTATTTGCTGTTTTGCTACATGCGCACCTGGCGGGAAGGGGTATTAAAGCACGTCACTTCAGGAAAGGAGAAGAACAGCGATTGCTGGCCTATGACAATGAATTTGACTTTAACTTTCAGGAGTTCCAGTATTTGGAGGAAGAAAGGACAATTTTACCTGGAGACAATTTAATTACTGAATGTCAGTATACCACCAAAGGACGATCTACAATGACATGGGGTGGACTGAGCACCAGAGATGAAATGTGTCTGTCCTACTTAATGTATTATCCAAGAATTAATCTTGCCAGATGTGAAAGCATACCAGAAATTGCAGAACAGCTTCATTTTATTGGTGTGAAAGAGATATATACACCAGTGACGTCTTGGCCTTTTATTATCAAGAGTCCCAAAAAATACAACAACCTCACTTTCACAGATGCAATGAACACCTTCCAGTGGTCACAAAAGAAAGGACACACATTTAATGACCGTGTACGAAAAATGCAAATTAATGTTAGGTGTTCTAAGTATGAAGGCCATGAATGGATGGTTCAAGGTATGATTGTTTCTTCACCCAAAGTGAAAAAAACCCATGAGCAAGAACCATTTGTTTGTCTGTCTCTCTCAAACTGTTTAAATTCTGATATGTTAATTTTCCTGTTGACTACGTTACTCAGTATGTTCTACATACTAAATGACCATGTTttgcattcataaaaaaaatccatgtattttttaacaaaatattttatgCAAATATACAGGTATTAataataaattcattttttttttttgtacaaaataaACTCAGGTttatcaaaaaaaaaaggggaataaaatGCAGATACTGTAGTGTAAATCTGTATAACTATACACAAGATATAATGGATATATTGCACACTCACAAAAACATACAGCAGCTTCGTCCAAACTCCCCCTTCGACACATACAttacaattataaaaaatatgacgcatattacacaattttattacttttaaaaaaactacataattataaaatatacaaaaaaaatattcaaaaaaatattcaaaagattatttataaaaataataatagatattggtaaggaagagatgaaatgggtatATAGGCTAAAAACTTTAGAACCAAAaggattaaatatataatttgatttattttaatttttttaatgtacttttAAGAGGTTTCTTATTAAGTATTTTATTGATACTAGACTTTTGAGTATGTTGAGCATTTacatttttctctttctctccttaTAGTAGGCTATCTTAAAGATTTCTTTATAAATAatcttttgaatattttttatgtatatttttgtatattttttatgtatattttataattatttagtttttttaaggaataaaattgtgtaatatgcttcatatttatttataattgtaatgtatgtgtatatatatatatatgtttgtttaataaagctgaaattagggggcggggcctggccaccAACTGAGCAGGACGCAGGTTGAAGGAGCTCCTCAGCCTAAATGTTTTTTAAGCAAAAAAAAGGACAATATACCTCCTAATTCTTTCTGACATGGGCATACCACGACAGGGAGGTGTGTGGGCAACCTCTTGTGGTGAAAATCCGAGGGAAGAGCGTAATCCTGGAGATGAGGGCTTTCTGCGGCCTGTAACTTGCTATAGGGCGGGGGATGCGGCCAGTCCCCCGTCCACTATACGACCTGCAGACAGCTTAGGTCCTGCTTTCACCTCttctgggccggggggggggttatcccggtccccgctgggccACACGCTGACATGCTGTGAGATGCCGCTACGACAAATGGAGAGCCGAGCGGTTCCACATGAAATGGTGGATGCACCTGCGCCTGTGAAACTGAAGAGCATCTGGAAGCAGCCTTCAGCTGCTTTTGGGCAGTCTTAACGGACCGGATGAAGCGGGCACCCTCTGCAAAATCACTAAGGCAAACCACCCTCAGGGTCAGCAAGACGTAATACCTTGCACCTTACTGGGTCTATGGCCAACCGTATACCCTCAACACACCGACCACACAAGCAGAGAGGACCGACACGCAGACACTTACCCCAAAATAGCAAAGTCCCCTGCGAATTCCTGGATGGGTCTCAGGGAGACTCCAAGTTTGTGGCAACATGGTGCAGGCCCTGGAGCAAGCCTGGAGTTTGGGGAATGCCTCACTTCTGAAACGCAGCATGGCTCACGACTGTGGACAGTACACATATGGAAGATGGGCGACTagccaaggcatcggctgactctCTAAATACATGAGCTGGCTGCCAACTAAGGTGTCTGACAGAGACTCTAACCTAGGCTACAACAAACCCAGTGGCACACAAGTGACAAACGTCTCTTTATTTGGTTTAACACTGCTATTATGCTACTACGTTTATAGCTACGTGTGTCTACTAGCTTAACCTATATTTATAGCCAAGACAGGTGAACCTAGCATATGTTATCATTTTTGAACAAATCACACCATGTCAAGACTATCTATTCACAGTTTCAGCATGTTTACCCCTATACTACTTCACCTAGCATGTCTTCTGGCTATACAACTCACTTATATATGGTTACACTTAGCCTTTAACTTGTATATTAGCTAGACAGACCTGACCCTtgcttgttattattaatataaaaaaataaaactgtgccTGACCTAAAATGCCAACCAattaaaaaccaataaaataaagctGAAATTAGCCAATTTGCCCTTTTGGAGAGATTATAAATAATCCCAATTACGAGATTGTATTGAAGGAAGAAAAACAAGCCCACTAAGGCTTGTATAAAAAAACTGTGGGCAGTTCTGAAGTAGACGTGACtacagcgaaacgcgtcatcacgctcgACCACGCACGAACGCATGGAGTTTGGACGAAGCTGCTGTATGTTTTATGTGCAAAAAATCTGCTAGAGTGGATCGGCTGCCTCTGTGTTTCACTGCCCAAAGAGGGAGTGTTACTTGCAGCTGTCACAGTTGGAGCAGGCTCATTctgctctacttttgtgagtgtgcaatatatacaatatatatatataattttgtttttgtcaatctgttattattgaaggcatataagatggggtacataagAGAAAGCGGGGGAAATGTACGGGTGGTTTACAATACATGGTTGATACATCATTCAGCAAGAGTACGTTTCCTTTCCAGAATAACGATGTCtcattttttaaagtttaaactGTAGTATGAAAATACAAGCTATGCATCATAAGATCCGGTATGTAACACGCTAAATTAACAGTGCATTAACTATTCTTAATGTACCAACAGTAAAATACAGTGTAGGTTAAACTATGAGTCAGCTGGTATGCATTTGCTAGTGGTAAGGCGTATATAGGTAATCCAGGCATCATGCTAACTGTACTTAAACTGCGTGTTGTAATACTAGCTGATAGCAAGCAGTTATAATGTGTGGACACATTTAATGCGCTTGTAGTTGCTATTTAAGTAAGGGGTCAATCATGTCATTGGCATTATAAACTTGCAGCAAATCAAGTTGAACATTTATAGTAAAGTAACGAGAGGCTGTCCCTGCGTTATAGTGATGAACCCTATGCACGCATACTCACACCAGTTAGACATAACTGTAGAGCTCCGTAGTGGGGGATTGCTTAAACTGCACTTAGCTTAATATAAGTGTACAAGGCTAGAAAGCTTTGTTGCCATTGTGTCCCATCACAACATATAGATAAGAGACTTTACGTATCATGTACAGGCGACATGTCAATATCCATTATATCTTGTGTATAGTTATATAGATTTACACTACAGTATCTgcattttatttccctttttttacaTGTTGTGTTACATTGAGATGAACAACATTTGAATTTGAAAGtgagtgttttgtgtgtttttatcacATTTTTGCACATATTTTCACATTATATAAGTGACATGGAGTTTTATGCACTATAATGCAAATTGCACTTCTGCACATTACAACACTTGCTGCCCTTTAAAACAGGTTgtttcttaaagacacagcgcacctataTAGATTTCTTCTAATAAATATTAAATGTCAGATGTTATCTTATCATTGAAAATAAATCTTCCCGGTATAGCGATATAGTTGATGGGTTTCATGGAGCGTGGCCTTCCAATTCCCTAAAATATACCCTCctcctgaataaaaaaaaaatgattttatccCGTTGATAAACATCACACCGATCGCATCTATTCTTCATGGCTAGGAAAGATCCCTTTGTTTAAGGTGAATTTGGATTCTTGGCCAAACCAATATCTGTCCGGAGTCTTGCATCAGTTATAGAACAAATCGAAGACATATAGAATAAGACAAAGAATTAGCCCATCAGGAATGGGACGTGCATTTAAAGCACACAGGGAAAACCTTCGGAAAGTTTAAAGAATATTGTCGTCACAATGTACGGAAGGAttgtttctttggtttttattgctgTTTGTTTAGTAACGTTTTTTCCAGGTGACAGAGGTTCTTGTAGAATTGTCAATGAGTACATTTTGCAATTATAAGTTGCATGCACCTTTCTAAAAATAGTAGAAAATGAATATTAATAAAGAGAGACTTTTACCAAATGTGTGAAAATACAGCTCTAGCTCTGGACCGTCCACACAGCATTTCTACTTAAATATGGCAAAGCTGAAGTTTGATTTTATGTGCATTCATTTGGATTATACACTAGTGCTATATATACATAGTTtttgaaatctttattttttttatatgagccCTAGAAAACAATACATTCTTATAATCACAGCTTGTGAACATTGTGAGACAATATGTGCACCATTAGGTGTTCCAATATCAAAACGATAAAGGCAAATATCTAATCTTACATTCCTGCTTGGTTACATTTGGTAGAGAATGtggtatctctgtatataatgatCTAACGTTATCTACCACTCGCATCATTTTAAACTGATAAGAAAATAAGGGGTGAAGAGGAAAAGGAGAAACTCATTGCAGTGATGGCCTAGTGGTAAGAAAAGAGAGTACCCATTGTGGTGATGACATAGTGGTAAGAAAGTGCGCCCTATCCAGAGGATATGGTAAATTCTTTCTGTGGTATCgaaactttttaaaataatagACAGTGTTATACAATAATGCAGTTAAGTGGTCTATTAAGCGATTTTCTTAAATCTTAGTTCTCACTTCCTCTATAGATAGAACTGCTATTCTCAGCCAGGCAGCCGCCAGGACTCTCCATGCAGTTAATGTTATCTTATTGAAGAGCTCTTTTCAGGAAGGCCTCTATAGGTTGTGATAGTAGATTCAGCCAGTTCTCCAGTGCAAATGGTCTGTGAAATACCACTGctagtaggtcccccacctcttTTCAGAAGGGCACAACCACATGGTTATATCCCGAGAGACTGCTAAATGAATTTAGTAACTCAAAAAAGGGGAGGCTCTGTTATAGATAATATTATGTTGTCCGCATATCTGGCATTTTAAAGTAGTCCTGTCCCACAATAACTCCTGAAATTTGAGGGT
The DNA window shown above is from Pelobates fuscus isolate aPelFus1 chromosome 10, aPelFus1.pri, whole genome shotgun sequence and carries:
- the LOC134575491 gene encoding DBH-like monooxygenase protein 1 — protein: MAYYMDYYTDENRVLYRDSQQDYTLKYAKENGTHTLLKFSRALHTCDSNDRTITESTVRVIWAYHADDMGATGLIYHGSYRGRKSLRLLNPEKDSALPLETPYFNFTNVDVPIPDKDTTYWCQMFKMPTLSKKHHIVKVEPLIQKGHENLVHHILLYECDRNASDAVLDSGHECYHANMPDIFLTCETVLYAWAIGGEGFLYPPHVGLSIVLSTDPKYVLMEIHYDNPSHQEGLTDNSGIRLYYTPHVRKYDAGVLEMGIWVSLYHMIPPGMPEFSSEGHCTMECLEEALNNEKPSGIHVFAVLLHAHLAGRGIKARHFRKGEEQRLLAYDNEFDFNFQEFQYLEEERTILPGDNLITECQYTTKGRSTMTWGGLSTRDEMCLSYLMYYPRINLARCESIPEIAEQLHFIGVKEIYTPVTSWPFIIKSPKKYNNLTFTDAMNTFQWSQKKGHTFNDRVRKMQINVRCSKYEGHEWMVQGMIVSSPKVKKTHEQEPFVCLSLSNCLNSDMLIFLLTTLLSMFYILNDHVLHS